The following proteins are co-located in the Haloarcula marismortui ATCC 43049 genome:
- a CDS encoding DUF7344 domain-containing protein: MGGKQSNQTGAGDAITRDEVFDLLSNHRRRYALHVAKQTDGDSELSDIAEQVAAWENGKPQSEITSSERHRVYTSMQQTHLPAMDRAGVIEYDNGTVTLTEQAADLDVYMDVVPEDSIPWGQYYLGLAVLSGAIVGAAGLNVFPASIPDLAWAGLVVMLFLCSGLYHVWQSQQLRLGSGETPPDVEI; encoded by the coding sequence GTGGGTGGGAAGCAAAGCAACCAGACAGGGGCTGGTGACGCGATTACACGGGATGAAGTATTTGACTTACTCAGTAATCACCGCCGGCGATACGCGCTACACGTAGCGAAGCAGACAGACGGTGACTCAGAGCTATCAGACATTGCTGAACAGGTGGCGGCGTGGGAAAACGGGAAACCACAGAGTGAGATCACGTCCAGTGAGCGCCATCGCGTGTACACGTCAATGCAACAGACGCATCTGCCCGCGATGGACCGCGCGGGCGTGATCGAATACGATAATGGAACAGTCACACTGACCGAACAGGCAGCGGACCTCGACGTGTACATGGATGTCGTGCCGGAGGACTCCATCCCGTGGGGACAGTACTACCTCGGGCTGGCAGTGCTGTCGGGTGCTATCGTCGGCGCTGCCGGACTGAATGTGTTCCCAGCCAGCATTCCTGACCTCGCGTGGGCTGGTCTCGTCGTCATGCTGTTTCTCTGTTCCGGGCTGTATCACGTCTGGCAGAGCCAGCAACTCCGCCTTGGATCGGGCGAGACGCCCCCGGATGTTGAAATATGA
- a CDS encoding DUF5305 domain-containing protein has product MLVLLVTLTLTLAGGYVTYDSHVDGAETVTEQQTVGTWTVESGFEHGATVSRDTEVFSAGERLRNRSLYFTTASPELDGTYTVSHDNTEGNAAVTSTNLSLVIRAVEERNGNQVVHWQTRDSLDTLDAVEIADGETATTTVSVDIPTILNRTEAIQNDLGAAPGQTEVLLVADTTVESSVNGETFTDTRTDRIEIVPGRSVYRVSTTTAGETPYDATEQVTRTIEPTRLELYGGPVLCVFGLFCMAFLGTARWRGWLAVTDRERVRNEFERARNDFDEWISTARIPDADDRTPVPTDSLVDLVDIAIDSDRRVLEDGDQYAVLVDSEIYTYTAPPTVDPLASPSTRDTEPTVEDREGATASLSSLLFTDSTDNADVTHPDENEPSDSNDG; this is encoded by the coding sequence GTGCTAGTACTACTCGTTACACTTACGCTAACGCTTGCCGGCGGCTACGTCACGTACGACAGCCATGTTGACGGAGCAGAAACGGTTACTGAACAACAGACCGTCGGCACGTGGACGGTGGAAAGCGGGTTCGAACACGGCGCCACAGTCTCGCGTGATACCGAGGTTTTCAGTGCGGGTGAGCGACTTCGCAACCGGTCGCTGTATTTCACGACGGCATCACCCGAACTCGATGGCACGTACACGGTTTCACACGACAACACTGAGGGGAACGCGGCAGTGACCTCGACGAACCTGTCACTGGTCATCCGCGCTGTTGAGGAGCGAAACGGGAATCAGGTGGTCCACTGGCAGACACGCGACTCGCTCGACACACTCGATGCCGTCGAGATAGCAGACGGCGAGACGGCAACAACCACAGTTAGCGTGGATATCCCGACAATCCTCAACCGTACCGAAGCAATACAGAACGATCTGGGGGCTGCCCCCGGACAGACAGAGGTCCTCCTTGTCGCCGATACGACCGTCGAGTCGTCGGTCAACGGAGAGACGTTCACGGATACCCGCACCGACCGCATCGAAATTGTGCCCGGACGGAGTGTCTACCGCGTTAGCACTACCACAGCCGGAGAGACCCCCTACGACGCGACCGAGCAAGTGACTCGGACCATCGAACCGACACGGCTGGAACTGTACGGCGGGCCTGTACTCTGTGTGTTCGGACTGTTTTGTATGGCCTTCCTCGGGACAGCACGCTGGCGTGGCTGGCTTGCAGTCACCGACCGCGAGCGAGTGCGCAACGAGTTCGAGCGTGCACGTAACGATTTCGACGAGTGGATCTCGACGGCACGAATCCCGGATGCCGACGACCGGACACCTGTCCCGACGGACTCGCTGGTAGATCTTGTTGACATTGCTATCGATAGTGACAGGCGCGTCCTCGAAGACGGCGATCAGTATGCAGTCCTCGTTGATAGTGAAATCTACACGTACACGGCGCCACCGACTGTCGACCCGCTCGCGTCACCATCGACACGCGATACTGAGCCCACCGTGGAAGACAGAGAAGGAGCGACGGCGTCGCTTTCAAGCCTGCTTTTCACCGACTCGACTGATAATGCTGATGTGACACATCCTGATGAAAACGAGCCGTCCGATTCAAACGACGGATGA
- a CDS encoding DUF7119 family protein: MPEGPDNYVPSTDRESPVGKPVIRGDPALTGQRPEEAIEFDPDDPESLELAAKTVKKFSENTAGGDDNVFILRGAAACAALVRGEGSYKAAAERAGGEASVSFIRKWSRVHDLPRSVRIHVAMGHIAPTAAKHIARVSGESRLLLAWAALDHDLTVRQIRSVASSVNDGASVDAALARNGYALGEIRTQLDRDAYCRLRRQAALDGASPGEVISEAIESYFDDGP; the protein is encoded by the coding sequence ATGCCAGAGGGGCCCGATAACTACGTTCCATCGACCGACCGCGAATCACCGGTCGGGAAGCCGGTCATCCGCGGAGACCCAGCACTCACGGGACAGCGACCCGAGGAGGCCATCGAGTTCGATCCCGACGACCCCGAGAGCCTCGAACTCGCCGCCAAGACAGTCAAGAAATTCTCCGAGAACACCGCCGGCGGCGACGACAACGTCTTTATTCTGCGCGGCGCGGCCGCGTGTGCAGCCCTAGTTCGCGGCGAAGGGTCCTACAAGGCCGCTGCCGAACGGGCCGGTGGCGAAGCCTCGGTCTCGTTCATCCGGAAGTGGTCCCGCGTCCACGACCTCCCTCGATCCGTCCGTATTCACGTCGCTATGGGGCATATCGCGCCAACGGCGGCCAAACACATCGCCAGAGTCTCAGGCGAGTCTCGCCTCCTGCTTGCGTGGGCCGCCCTCGACCACGACCTCACCGTCCGCCAGATCCGATCCGTTGCCAGCAGTGTCAACGACGGCGCGTCCGTAGACGCGGCGCTCGCCAGAAACGGGTACGCACTGGGCGAGATACGAACGCAACTCGACCGCGACGCCTACTGTCGACTCCGCCGGCAGGCCGCACTCGATGGGGCGTCCCCCGGGGAAGTCATCAGTGAGGCTATCGAGTCGTACTTCGACGACGGACCGTAA
- a CDS encoding signal peptidase I, whose translation MLRTYVARGLTIAGFVLVLALIVGALVGQPVLLSFVVSGSMSPTIQEGDGFVAIPEQVAGDIEQGDVIVFQSQEIRGGELTTHRVVGETEQGYITRGDANPFTDQDGAEPPVTESQIVAVAWQPSGQVVTIPNFGTAILAGRVVVTNVLTAATTVLGVEQAAESWQAGSVMLVSGVILFAISIGSGIVNGSSRERARSRGQDTFDPRYAALFLTAIIIVPANIAMVAPSSTHQIPAGEIATGNNIAPGEPVEATLVANNEDALVTMLVVFNASGQTTIESRWLDVPGGETDSTALYAPAPPRGEQKVVTVSEHRYIVLLPPTVIIAMHDIHPLVALGVINAALTVAVLAFVIGLLGTSKRRVRDTDRDIPLYLRIKRRLL comes from the coding sequence ATGCTCCGAACGTATGTGGCGAGAGGGCTGACAATCGCCGGGTTTGTGTTGGTTCTGGCACTCATCGTAGGTGCACTGGTTGGGCAGCCGGTACTTTTGAGCTTTGTCGTGTCCGGAAGTATGTCGCCAACGATTCAGGAAGGCGACGGCTTCGTTGCGATTCCGGAGCAGGTTGCGGGCGACATTGAACAGGGCGATGTCATCGTGTTCCAGTCACAGGAGATTCGTGGTGGGGAGTTGACGACACACCGAGTTGTCGGTGAAACTGAGCAAGGATACATTACCAGGGGGGATGCGAACCCGTTCACGGATCAGGATGGGGCCGAACCCCCAGTGACTGAAAGCCAGATCGTCGCGGTCGCATGGCAACCCAGTGGACAGGTGGTGACAATCCCGAATTTCGGCACGGCCATCCTTGCCGGCCGCGTCGTCGTCACAAACGTTCTGACTGCGGCTACGACGGTCCTTGGAGTTGAGCAGGCAGCCGAGTCTTGGCAGGCAGGCTCGGTGATGTTGGTCTCCGGCGTGATACTGTTTGCAATAAGCATCGGTAGTGGGATCGTGAACGGGTCTTCGCGCGAACGAGCCCGTTCGCGTGGGCAGGATACCTTCGACCCACGGTACGCCGCGCTCTTTCTGACCGCAATCATCATTGTGCCAGCCAACATCGCAATGGTGGCTCCGAGCTCGACCCATCAGATTCCGGCGGGTGAGATCGCAACTGGGAATAACATCGCCCCTGGTGAGCCGGTTGAAGCTACGCTTGTAGCCAACAACGAAGACGCACTGGTGACAATGCTCGTCGTGTTTAACGCGTCCGGTCAGACGACAATCGAGAGCCGGTGGCTCGATGTCCCAGGCGGCGAAACGGACTCAACAGCGTTGTATGCACCCGCACCGCCACGAGGCGAACAGAAGGTTGTAACCGTCTCTGAGCATCGCTACATCGTTTTGCTTCCCCCCACCGTTATTATCGCGATGCATGACATTCATCCACTGGTGGCATTAGGTGTAATTAATGCGGCGCTCACCGTGGCTGTACTGGCATTCGTCATTGGGTTGCTCGGGACAAGCAAACGACGTGTCCGCGACACCGACCGAGACATCCCGCTGTATCTGCGAATAAAGCGTAGATTGTTGTGA